One Megalobrama amblycephala isolate DHTTF-2021 linkage group LG15, ASM1881202v1, whole genome shotgun sequence genomic window, TGGACAAAAAAGTTTAGGTGATgcagaaaaatgtttttaatttttattgtaaaacgaAATGGTGcacatattttaataaacaagaGAAAATGTATATCAATGCTATTTCTGATCTGATGATAAACAGCTTTCAGAGAGAGTGATTGAACGAATGAAGGAGTCTCCACCTGTGGTTCGCCCGCAAGCACCAACCAGATCCTTTATGCAGTCACCATCAACTCCTCCTGTGGCTCCTCCAGTTGAGTGTTCGTTTCCAGATGAACGTCATGTGCCCATAATGCCTCATTCTCCCTCATACGCTAGTGCTTTGGTCCCTCCTCCTATTTCAAAGCCAATAACACCTTTAGTGCCTCTTGTGACTGAGGAAACATCTACACCACCTTCATCTGTAGATTCACCTACAGGTAATAAGCATGTAGTTGTACCCGATCCTCAACCTGGATCTGCTAACATACTTGTACCTGATCCTCAACCTGGATCTGCTAACGTACTTGTACCTGATCCTCAACCTGGATCTGCTAACGTACTTGTACCTGATCCTCAACCTGGATCTGCTAACGTACTTGTACCTGATCCTCAACCTGGATCTGCTAACATACTTACACCTGATCCTCAACCTGCTGAACCCATAAATGCTCCTTCACGAGTCTCAAGTGAACCACTAACTGCTCCTTCATTAGAGGAACCAACCAGTGCACCTGTTGAACCCTTAATTCCACCTCCTGTCGCAACCTCTACTACTGAACCTGTAACCATTCCACCTTCACCAACCACAGACCCACTTACTGGACCTGTAACATCTTTAGAGTCCTCTGTTGTACCTGTAGTTGTACCTACTGAACTTCTCGTTCCAACTGCTGAACCGATTGAACCTGTAGAGACTCCATCTTCTTCTACTTTATCTGCTGAACCAACATCTGCCGACCCCATGGACATACCGGTTCCTTCACCTGTCGAGCTTGAGACTTCACCCTTTCCAATCTCCATACCTGATCCCATTCCATCAATCCTGGAGGAGTCTACTGTGTCACCATCTGGATCTGCTTCAGATGAGGTTTCACCTGATGAAATGCCTTCCAAGACGCAAATGGATCCACCTTCAACTGAAGAAGTTCCTCCAGTTGAGGAACCTGTTGTTCCTCCCTTAATTGACCAAGTTGAGGTCTTTCAACCTCAAACACATGTTGGTAAGTTCATAATCTGGTACATTAGTCTTACCACAGTCTTTCTGGTTACATTTTTTACTGATTGACCAGCAAAGTCTCCAATTGTATCTCTAAATGCTTAACTCAGTCTTGAAGTCAGTGAAATGGTACAGAGGCATGaacatcatgattttctgtaaagctggtttgaaacaatgtgtattgtgaaaagcaagTAAATTTGACTTGATGTCTGTATTCCGTATCACTAGAGAGAAGTCTGTCATTTCCACTAGAAGGACTAGTTAtggtattttaaatatacattagAAAATAGATAGGGTGAATTTCCATCTCGTGTTGactttaaagaattagttcagtttcaaattaaaatttctgtaattttaattttaaattaaaaaattttattttgaaagtggactaatctttTTTAACATCTCAGAAACTTGATTGTGTTAAATAATTCATTGGAAATCTCCATTCATCCTCAAATGCGGCTGTGTTTCTTCTGCTTAGTGAATGAGGAAATGCTCCGGAAGCAGATTAGAGAAGATCTCCAGAAGCTCCTGAACGAGGAGATGAAGACGGCAGAGCGTAATATGCTACAACAGTAAAAACTCATCTGATCTTTCAGCAACATACCCAAGAATGCAGTGAGTTTTAGTGTTTAAACTGTATTTACTGTGTGTTTTCGTGAGGCTGGAGGAAGAGAAAGCTAAAGCTAAGGCCCAGGCTCAAGCTGCAGCCCAACTCCAGATTCAGGAAGAGGTCCAGAAGGTTCTGGAAGAGGAGAAGGTGTCCTATCAACAGACTCTAGCTGACGCCATTAGGAGGGAGCAGGTGAACGTTCAGGATGAGCGTCTCATAACTCAGTATTATGTAAGTCAGCTTCCTCACACAGGATCTTGCTCGTTGTGTGTTGTTTGTGTATGTGCCTCGAGTGTACGTGTTTCTGACAGTTTGATTGGCTTCTTCTGTCtcataacaaaaaaatactgttgCCATACTGTGGTATCATATGGTACTTTCACATATGGTCTTTACTCCACGGTCCTTCAAGgaatacagatagatagatagatagatagatagatagatagatgggtaGATAGACGGATGGGTAGAtagacgatggatggatggatggctgggtagatagatagatagatagatagatagatggacagactgatagatagatagatagatagatagacggatggtagatagatagacggatggtagatagatagacggatggatgggtagatagatagatagatagatagatagatagatagatagatagacggatggtagatagatagacggatggatgggtagatagatagatagatagatagatagatagatagatagatggatggactgatagatagatagatagatagatagatagatagatagatagatagatagatagatagatagatagatagacggatggatggatagatagacagatagatagatagatagatagatagatagatagatagatagacagacggatgggtagatagatagatagatagatagatagatagatagatagatggatgggtaGACGGAtgggtagatagatagacggatgggtagatagatggacggatggatggatagatagatagatagatagatagatagatagatagatagatagacggatgggtAGAtagacgatggatggatggatggatggctggatagatagatagatagatagatagatggatggatgggtagatagatagatagatagatagatagatagatagatagatagagagatagattagacggacggacggacggacggacagatagacagatagatagatagatagatagatagatagatagatagatagatagatagatagatagatagatagatagatagatagagagatagattagacggacggacggacggacggacagatagacagatagatagatagatagatagatagatagatagatagatagatagatagatagatagatagatagatagatagatagatagatagatagatagatagatagatagatagatagatggatggatggatggatggatggttggagttatatatatgcacataaatatacaaataatagtcaaattaataaacttaaaaattaacaagaaaatggaaaatatcaagataaaaactaattcagaatATTAATATAACTATAACAGTGTCTCAacgatactaaaataactatattGCGTAACGCTTTCTCTACATTGatctgcatgtgttttctttgcTAATGTCCAAACGTTATAAACGCATGAAGTAAGTGAGATGCTGGTGCTGCTGCTGAACTCCACTGTCGCTCATTTCCTttccatctctctttctctcgatCTGCTCGTGTCTTTCAGTGGATGGAGAGGAAGGTAAGACGCTGCGGCTTCATTCTGCAAATCACTCGCTCTTTCACTTTTTTGAGAGAGATTTGTGACCATTTCTATATCAGCAAGATGTGATGAGTGAGTGAATGCTTCAATACAAGGTTAAATTAGTTcagtttaatttataataatttatcacacacatatacaagCCATTGGtggaaatttaacaacattttccAGTTTAGAGGTCATGTGTGAGCAAGACTGTTTGTATTGTACATCACAAAATGCATGTGCCTTTGAACTCTATTTACTACAGTGATCAGTTATTTTTATGGGAGAT contains:
- the chchd3b gene encoding coiled-coil-helix-coiled-coil-helix domain containing 3b isoform X1, encoding MGGNSSSRHVSLDDEADEVTFVKGIRLSERVIERMKESPPVVRPQAPTRSFMQSPSTPPVAPPVECSFPDERHVPIMPHSPSYASALVPPPISKPITPLVPLVTEETSTPPSSVDSPTGNKHVVVPDPQPGSANILVPDPQPGSANVLVPDPQPGSANVLVPDPQPGSANVLVPDPQPGSANILTPDPQPAEPINAPSRVSSEPLTAPSLEEPTSAPVEPLIPPPVATSTTEPVTIPPSPTTDPLTGPVTSLESSVVPVVVPTELLVPTAEPIEPVETPSSSTLSAEPTSADPMDIPVPSPVELETSPFPISIPDPIPSILEESTVSPSGSASDEVSPDEMPSKTQMDPPSTEEVPPVEEPVVPPLIDQVEVFQPQTHVVNEEMLRKQIREDLQKLLNEEMKTAERNMLQQLEEEKAKAKAQAQAAAQLQIQEEVQKVLEEEKVSYQQTLADAIRREQVNVQDERLITQYYWMERKAQKLDEKEKDLKNQDTLFREQIAKMQEKAAQFTKVTAENYRKGLEDATNRFRRYQIQPVCLDLQSQIMKCYAENKGQTMSCSNIASLYIQCVDRAKQDKKLSTGG
- the chchd3b gene encoding coiled-coil-helix-coiled-coil-helix domain containing 3b isoform X2; amino-acid sequence: MGGNSSSRHVSLDDEADEVTFVKGIRLSERVIERMKESPPVVRPQAPTRSFMQSPSTPPVAPPVECSFPDERHVPIMPHSPSYASALVPPPISKPITPLVPLVTEETSTPPSSVDSPTGNKHVVVPDPQPGSANILVPDPQPGSANVLVPDPQPGSANVLVPDPQPGSANVLVPDPQPGSANILTPDPQPAEPINAPSRVSSEPLTAPSLEEPTSAPVEPLIPPPVATSTTEPVTIPPSPTTDPLTGPVTSLESSVVPVVVPTELLVPTAEPIEPVETPSSSTLSAEPTSADPMDIPVPSPVELETSPFPISIPDPIPSILEESTVSPSGSASDEVSPDEMPSKTQMDPPSTEEVPPVEEPVVPPLIDQVEVFQPQTHVVNEEMLRKQIREDLQKLLNEEMKTAERNMLQQLEEEKAKAKAQAQAAAQLQIQEEVQKVLEEEKVSYQQTLADAIRREQVNVQDERLITQYYAQKLDEKEKDLKNQDTLFREQIAKMQEKAAQFTKVTAENYRKGLEDATNRFRRYQIQPVCLDLQSQIMKCYAENKGQTMSCSNIASLYIQCVDRAKQDKKLSTGG